Proteins found in one Mytilus edulis chromosome 2, xbMytEdul2.2, whole genome shotgun sequence genomic segment:
- the LOC139512434 gene encoding V-type proton ATPase subunit F-like has protein sequence MAHSAQKGRLIAVIGDEDTCTGFLLGGIGELNKKREPNFLVVNKNTPRHDIEEAFRGFLKRDDIAIVLINQTIAEEIRYAIDSHDQPIPAVIEIPSKDAPYDASKDSILRRAKGMFSAEDFR, from the exons ATGGCTCATTCTGCTCAAAAAGGAAGATTAATTGCAGTAATTGGGGATGAA GATACCTGTACTGGGTTTTTGCTGGGTGGAATTGGAGAGTTGAATAAAAAAAGAGAGCCAAATTTTCTTGTTGTTAATAAAA ACACTCCTCGTCATGACATAGAAGAAGCATTTAGAGGATTTCTGAAGAGAGATGATATAGCTATTGTATTAATAAATCAAACA ATAGCAGAAGAAATAAGATATGCAATAGATTCACATGACCAGCCAATTCCAGCAGTGATAGAAATCCCTAGTAAAGATGCACCATATGATGCTAGCAAAGATTCTATATTGAGAAGAGCAAAG ggtaTGTTTTCAGCAGAGGACTTTAGATGA